The genomic segment CCGGCGAGGTCGTCGGCACGTACCGGCTGCTGCCGCCCGGCCGCACCGACCGCCGGTACGCCGACGCCGAGTTCGACCTGAGCCCGCTGGCCCCGCTCCGCGACCACCTGGTCGAGGCGGGCCGCTCCTGCGTCCACCCCGATCACCGCACCGGCGCGGTGATCAACCTGATGTGGGCCGGGATCTGCCGCTACCTGCACCTGCGCGGCGCCCGCTGGCTCGGCGGCTGCGCCTCGGTGCCGGTCGCCGACGGCGGGACCGCCGCCGCGCAGGTGTGGGCCGAGGTCACCGCCCGGCACCTCGCCCCGCCGCTGCTGCGGGTCACCCCGCGCCGGCCCTGGTTCGCCGAGGCGCCGGCCGCCGACCTCGCCGCGCTCAAGCCGGCGCAACGGCGGGCGCTCGTGCCGCCGCTGCTGCGCGGCTACCTGCGGCTGGGCGCCTGGGTGGCCGGCGAGCCCGGGTACGACGCGGACTTCGGCTGCGCCGACTTCTACGTGTTGTTCTCGCTGGACCGGATGAACCCGCGCTACCTGCGGCACTTCCTCGGCGAGGCCGGGTCGTGACCGCCGCCGCCGAGCCGTGGGTGGCCGGTCCGGGTGCCGGGGAGGGCCTGTGGCGGCCCACCTCCGGCTGCGGGCCGGACTGCCTTCCGCCGCTCGCCGCCCCGGACGTGTCGCGGCTGCGCCGGGCGGGACGGCTGCTCGGCGTACTCGGCATGCTGCTGGCCGGGGCGGGCCTGACCGTGCTGCTGCCGCTGCTGTCCGCCGCCCGGGGCCGGGCCGCGTTGCGGGGCTGGGCGCGGTGGACGCTGCGTACCCTCGGGGTCCGGCTGCTGGTCCGCGGCCGGGTGCCGCGCGGGCGTGCGCTGCTGGTCGCCAACCACGTCTCCTGGCTGGACGTCCTGGCGGTGCTCGCCGTGTCGCCGGTCCGGATGGTGGCGAAGCGCGAGGTCCGGAGCTGGCCGCTGGTCGGCGCGCTGGCCGCCGCGGCGGGCACCGTCTTCGTGGACCGGTCCCGGCCGCGTGACCTGCCGGCCACCGTCGCGCGGGTGGCCGGCGCGCTGCGGTCCGGGCGGTCGGTGGCGGTGTTCCCGGAGGGTACGACCTGGTGCGGCGCCGCGACGGACTGCCGCCCGAGCCGCGGCTTCCGCCCGGCGATGTTCCAGGCCGCCGTGGCGGCGGGCGCTCCGGTGGTGCCGCTGCGCATCGGCTACCGGTACGCGGGTGATCCGAGCACCCTGCCCGCCTTCCTCGGTGCGGAGACGCTCTGGGCGTCGGGACGCCGGGTGCTCGCCGCCCGGGACCTGACCGCGTCGGTGACGGTGAGCGCCGCGCTGCACCCGGCCGAGGGCGCGGACCGCAGGTCGCTGGCCCGGATCGCCGAGGCCGCCGTCCATCCGGCCCTCGACCCCTGCTCGCGCCACCGCTCGACCTGACAGCCTGACCTGCGGCCGTCAGGGACGCGACACAGTCGCGATAGTGTCTTGTTCAGTCGCGATGTATCGCGTTATGCTCCTCGCAACACCGGGTGTGCCGTGGGTCGGCACGCCGACGAGGGGAGCGTGTCATGGCCAACTGGACGGTCGAGAGCCCGCAGCGGATCACCGTGGACGAGCCGATCACCCGGCTCGACGCCGAACTGATCAGCGGCCGGCTCAACGTGGTCGGCGCCGACGGTCCGGCCCGGGTGGACGTGACCCGGGTCAGCAGCCGGCCGCTCCTCGTCGAGGTCCGCGACGGGCGGCTGACGATCCGGCACAAGCGCAAGCCCGGCCTGTTCGGCATCTTCTCCTGGTTCGGCAACCGGATCCGGGCCGAGGTGTCGGTAGCGGTTCCGCCGGACGTGCTCGCCACCCTGTCGGTGGTCAGCGGCGCGCTCGTCGCCTCCGGGCTGCGCCGGGAGACCCGGGTCGACGTGACCTCCGGGCAGGTCACGCTGCGCGGGCTGCGGGGACGCACCAGCGCGAAGGTCATCTCCGGGCCGGTCGAGGCGCTCGGCATCGGCGGCGACCTGGACCTGGAGACGGTCTCCGGTGAGCTGATCCTGGCCGACAGCGCGCCCGAGCGGGTCCGCGCCCACGCCGTCTCCGGCTCGATCACCTGCGACCTGGACAACCCGCGCGGCAGCGAGATCCGGCTCAGCGCCATCTCCGGCAGCATCACCGTGCGGGTCCGTGAGGACAGCGACCTCACCGTGCACCTGCACACCACCTCCGGCAAGATCACCAGCGGCTTCCCGCAGGTGGACAGCGGTGGGCGCGGGCTCGGCTCGATCAAGGACAGCCACGGTGTGCTCGGCGGGGGTGCGGGTAGGCTCTGGGCCTCCGCGACCTCCGGCAGCATCGCGCTGCTCGCCCGCCCGGTCGCGCCCGCCGACCATGTGGAGGACGTGCCGTGACCGCGGTGTTCAGCCACGGCCGGCTCCGGCTCTACCTGCTGAAGCTGCTCGACGACGGCCCGAAGCACGGCTACGAGCTGATCCGTCTGCTGGAGGAGCGCTTCCTCGGCCTGTACGCACCAAGCGCCGGCACCATCTACCCCCGCCTGCAGCGGCTGGAGGCGGAAGGGCTGGTCACGCACACCGCAGCGGGCGGACGCAAGGTCTACGAGATCACCGAGGCGGGCCGCGCCGAACTGCGGCAGCGCGCCGACGAGCTGTCGACGCTGGAGAGCGACATCGGCGCCGCCGTCGAGGACCTCTCCGCGTTGGCCGGGGAGATCCGTACCGAGGTGCGCGGATCGGTGCGCGACCTGAAGCGGGAGCTGCGCGAGGTGGCCCGCCAGACCCGGCAGGGCGGCTGGACGGCGTCCACCGCCCGGCCGGCGACCGGCGAGGGCCCGGCCCGTCCGGACGACTCGCCGCTGCTCGCCGACTTCGACAAGCGGCTGGCCGCGTTCACGGTCGAGGTCGGGGCGCTGGTCCGGGCCCGGCGGCTGAGCGACAACCAGCTCCGTACCGCGATCCGGCTGCTCGACGGCGCGCTGGAGGGCCTGCGGCGACTGCTCCGCTGATCTCACAGGTTGTTTCCAGGGAGCACCCAGCGCGGCCGCAGCCGGAGCGCGGATGATGGGTGACATGGCGGCTACCCAGACCGAGGCTCGGCTTCTCGTCGTCGAGGACGACCCCAACATCCTCGAACTGCTCTCCGCGAGCCTGCGCTTCGCGGGCTTCGACGTGGCCACCGCGACCAGCGGCAGTGCCGCGCTGAACGCCGCCAAGGACCACCGGCCCGACCTGGTGGTGCTCGACGTGATGCTGCCCGACCTGGACGGCTTCGAGGTCATCCGGATGCTGCGCGAGGGCGGTACGCGTACCCCGGTGGTCTTCCTGACCGCGCGGGACGCCACCGACGACAAGATCCGTGGGCTCACCCTGGGCGGCGACGACTACGTCACCAAGCCGTTCAGCCTGGAGGAGCTGACCGCCCGGATCCGGGCCGTGCTGCGGCGTACCGCGACCGGCGACCAGACTCCCTCCCGGCTCACCTTCGCCGACCTGGAACTGGACGAGGAGACCCACGAGGTGCACCGGGCCGGCCAGCGCGTACAGCTGTCGCCGACCGAGTTCAAGCTGCTGCGCTACCTGATGCTCAACGCCAACCGGGTGCTCAGCAAGGCGCAGATCCTCGACCACGTCTGGAACTACGACTTCCGGGGTGACGACAACATCGTCGAGTCCTACATCTCGTACCTGCGGCGCAAGGTCGACAACACCCAGCCCCGGCTGATCCACACGCTCCGGGGAGTGGGATACGTGCTCCGCAAGCCGGCGGCGTGAACGTCGTCCACGACGCGAAGGGCAGGCTGCGTAGCGTCCCGCTCCGGCTGAAGCTCGTCGCCGCGGTCCTCGCGCTCGTGGCTGTGGCGCTGGTGGTGATCAGCGGTCTGACGGCGTTCCTGCTGCGGAACTACCTGATCGGGCAGGCGGACGACCAGCTCCGCGGCGGCGCGTACACGGTGGCCAACACGCTCGACAGGGCCGGCGGCGGCCCGATCAAGATCACCATTCCGTCGGACTACGTGGCGTCCACCGTGGCGCCCGGCGAGTTGCCCGATGAGCCGAGGCGCTACGAGGGCCTGCGCGACGAGGAACTGCCCCGGTTCCCCGCCGACTACGCGGGCTACCAGGAGCGGGTGGGCGACCCGTTCACCGTGCGCTCCGAGGACGGCCGCAGCCGGTGGCGGATGCTCTACACCGCCCTGCCCGACGGGCGGATCATCGCGTTCGGGCAGCACCTCACCGGCATCGACTCCGCGGTCGGCCGGCTGGTGTGGATAGACCTCCTGGTCGGTGGCGCGGTGCTGATCTCGCTGGCGTCCGTCGGCGCCGGGATCGTGCGTACCAGCCTGAAGCCGCTGGTGGAGATAGAGCGTACGGCGGCCGCCATCGCCGGCGGTGACCTGACCCGGCGGGTGCCCGACCCGGAGGAGGGGCGGTCGTGCCCGACCTCTGAGCTGGGCCGCCTGTCCCGGGCGCTCAACGCCATGCTGGCCCAGATCGAGGCCGCGTTCACCGCGCGGGCCGCCTCCGAGGCGGCGGCGCGCAGCGCCGAGATGGGCGCGCGGGACGCCGCCGCGTATGCGCAGGCGTCGGAGGCGCGGGCCCGCCGGTCCGAGGAGCGGATGCGGCAGTTCATCGCCGACGCCTCGCACGAGCTGCGCACGCCGCTGACCACCATCCGGGGCTTCGCCGAGCTGTACCGGCAGGGCGCGGCGCGGGCGCCGGAGCAGACCGCCGACCTGCTGCGCCGCATCGAGGACGAGGCGTCCCGGATGGGTCTGCTGGTGGAGGACCTGCTGCTGCTGGCGCGGATGGACCGGGAACGGCCGATCGCGCTGGCCCCGGTCGAGCTGCCGGTGCTGGCCTCGGACGCGGTGGAGGCGGCCCGGGTGGTCGCCCCGGACCGGCGGATCGAGCTGGAGCGGGAGCCGGGCGCCGGCCCGCTGGTGGTGCTCGGCGACGACGCGCGCCTGCGTCAGGTGATCGGCAACCTGATGACGAACGCGCTCACCCACACCCCGCCGGACGCGTCGGTGACGCTGCGGCTGCGGGCGGAGGCGGGCAACCTCGCCGTGGTGGAGGTGGCGGACACCGGTCCCGGGCTCACCCCGGAGCAGGCCGAGCGGGTCTTCGAGCGGTTCTACCGGGTGGACGCCGCGCGTACCCGCCGGGCCGGCGGACCGATCAGCACCGGCCTCGGCCTGGCCATCGTGGCGGCGCTCGTCGCCGCGCACCACGGCACCGTCGAGGTGGCGGAGACGCCGGGCGGCGGGGCGACGTTCCGGGTGAAGCTGCCGCTGCTGCCGGAGGCGCCCGAGCCGGGCGAGTGACATTCAGAAAACTTCCAGGCGGATTCCAGGCTGGTGACAGTGCTACGGGGAAAGCTGGTGACATGACCGACCACGAGACCGATCCGCAGCGGTCGCCGGCCCCCGCCGACGCCGAGCCGTCGCACCACACCGCCGAGCTGCCCCGCGTCGAGAGCGGGACGTCGGACTCCTCCAGCAACCCGGCCGCGGCGTCGGTTCCGGCCGACTCCCCGGCCGCCGGAACCAGCACGCCCGCCGGGCCGTACCCGCCGCAGCCGGCGACGCCGTCCGCGCCGCCGTATCCGGCCTCGGGGCAGCCGCACCCCTGGTACGGGCAGCAGCAGGGCGGCTGGAACCAGCAGGCCACCTCGGGCTACCCGTCCACCCAGCACGGCGGGCCGGTCCCGTCGTACCAGGCTCAGCCGTACCAGACGCAGCAGGGCTACCAGTCGTACCAGCCCGGGCAGCCGATGCCGCAGTGGGGCCAGCAGCAGCCGCCGCGGCCCAGCCGGGCCGGGAAGATCGTCGGCGCGGGCGCGCTGGCACTGGCGCTGATGTTCGGCTCCGGCGTGGCGGGTGGCGCCCTCGCTCTCGGGCTCAACGGGGACGGGCCCACCCGCACCTACTCGGCCGCTCCGGTGATCAACAGCGCCGACCTGCCCAAGATCGCGGCCTCCGTCCAGGACAGCATCGTCACGATCATGACGGGCAGCGGTGAGGGCTCCGGGGTGATCCTCAGCGCCGACGGGTTCGTGCTCACCAACAACCACGTGGTCGCCGGCGGCGGCGACACCGTCCGCGTGGTCTTCGCCAACGGCAAGAGCGCCTCCGCGAAGGTCGTCGGCACCGACCCGAAGACCGACCTGGCGGTGGTCCAGGCCAGCGGCGTCAGCGACCTGAAGGCGGCCAAGTTCGGCGACAGCGACGCCATGCAGGTCGGTGACCAGGTGCTCGCCCTGGGCAGCCCGCTCGGCCTCCAGGGCTCGGTCACCGCCGGCATCCTCAGCGCCCGCGACCGCACCATCCAGGCGGGCGGCGGCCAGCAGCAGAACCCGCAGCAGGGCGCGAGCTCGATCTCCGGCCTCCTGCAGACCGACGCCCCGATCAACCCGGGCAACTCCGGCGGCGCGCTGGTGAACACCCGGGGTGAGGTCATCGGCATCAACACCGCCATCGCCACCGCCGGACAGGGCAGCACCGGGAACATCGGCGTGGGCTTCGCCATCCCGAGCAACAAGGCCAAGGACGTGGCCGAGAAGCTCCAGCGCGGCGAGAAGATCAGCCACCCCTCGCTCGGGGTGAGCGTGAACGGCGCCGAGGACGGCGGAGCGCTCGTCGCCGCCGTCACGCCCGGCAGCCCCGCCGAGAAGGCCGGGCTCCAGCGCGGCGACGTGATCACCAAGTTCGGCGACAAGGTGATCAACGATTCGAACGACCTGGTCGGCGCCGTGCAGGCCGGCAAGGTCGGTGACCGGGTCGAGGTGCAGTACAAGCGAAACGGATCCAGCGAGAGCGCAACCGTGACGCTCGCCGAGACGTCGTAGTCCCGAGGACCTGCCTCCCTCCTGGGCGGCGGGTGACGGAGCCAAGGGGGTTGGCTCCGTCACCCGCCGCCCCTCCTCGTTTTCTCACCCGGTGCGGGTGAGCGCGCCTCACCCGCACCGTGGGCAGGCTCGGGGCATGACGACCACGTCCGCCGTGCGTACCGACCAGGAGATCCAGCGCGACGTCCTCGCCGAACTGGACTGGGACGCGCAGACCCGCGCCACCGAGGTCGGCGTGACGGTCTCGCGGGGCGTCGTCACGCTCACCGGCCAGGTGGACAGCTACGCCCGGCGCTGGGCCGTCGAGCGCTGCGCCCACCGGGTACGCGGCGTCCGGGCGGTCGCCAGTGACCTGGCCGTCGACCTGCCCGCCACGGACCTGCGTACCGACGCGGACATCGCGATCGCGGCAGGCCGGGCGCTGGAGTGGGACAGCTTCGTGCCCGCCGAGCGGCTGGACGTGACGGTGGCCGACGGCTGGGTGATGCTCCGGGGCGAGGTCGAGTTCGGCTTCCAGCGCCGTACCGCCGAGCGGGAACTGCGCCGGCTGCGGGGCGTACGCGGGGTGACGAACCTGGTCGAGGTGCGGCCCCCGGCTCCGCCGAGCGACGAGCAGAGGCGGCTCGACCTGCGCGCCCTGCTGCTGCGGCGCACCGGGACCGATCGGATCGACGCCCGGGTCGACGGGGACACGGTGGTGCTCGACGGCGCGGTGAGCGCCTGGTGGCAGCGGGAGGACGCGGAACGGGCCGCCTGGGCGCTGCCCGGCGTACGGGAGGTGCACGTCGGGATCGTGGTGTCCGGCTGACCGGTGTCGTTTACCGCGGGCCGGGCCGGGAACCCGCGCGCAGCGGGGTACGCCGGGGACCGACGGGGAGGACTCGTGGCCGTGAACCAGCAGTCCCCGGAGCGCGCCCGGGCCGGGCCGCTGCGGATCGCCATGGTGGTGCCGCCGTGGCTGTCGGTGCCGCCGCCCGGCTACGGCGGTCTGGAGACAGTGGTGGCGGGCCTCGTCGACGCGCTCGTCGACAGGGGACACCGCGTCACGCTGTTCGGCGCCGGGACCGAGCACGGCACCGCCGCCGACTTCGTCTCCACCTGCGACGACCTCCAGTACGAGCGGATGGGCGAGTCGCTGCCCGAACTGGCGCATCTCGCTCACGTGGACCGCCTGGTCGACCCGGCCGCCTTCGACCTGATCCACGACCACACCACGATCGGCCCGCTGGTGGCCGGCCGCCGCCGGGTGCCCACCGTGGCCACCGTGCACGGCAACCCGGTCGGGGAGTACGGCACGGTGCTCGGCAACACCGACCGGGGGGTGGGGCTGGTCGCGATCTCGCACACCCAGCGCCGGGCCAACCCGGGTCTGCCCTGGGCCGGCACGGTGCACAACGCGATGCCGCTGCGGGACATCCCCCGCAAGCGCAGCCCCGGCGCGGGCCCGGTGCTCTGGCTGGCCCGGTTCAGCCCGGACAAGGGCCCGGACGTGGCGATCGCGGCCTGCCGCGCGGCCGGGTTGCCGCTCACGCTCGCGGGCAAGAGCAACGAACCGGCCGAGCGCCGCTACCTGGAACAGGTGGTCCGGCCGCTGCTCGGCGACGACGTGACACTCGTGGTGAACGCGGACCGGGCGACGGCGTTGCGGCTGCTGCTGGACGCGCGTTGCCTGATCATGCCGATCCAGTGGGCGGAGCCGTTCGGCATGGTGATGGTGGAGGCGATGGCGACCGGTACACCGGTGGTGGCGCTGGGCCGCGGCGCGGTGCCGGAGCTGGTCCGCGACGGGGTCACCGGTTTCGTCTGCGAGCACCCCGGCGAGCTGCCGGCGGCGTTGCGGGCGGCGGCTGACCTGGACCCGGCGGACTGCGTGGCGCACGTGGGGGAGAACTTCTCGGTGGAGCGGATGGCCGCCGACTACGAGGCTGTCTACCGGGGCTTCCTCGCCGCGCGGGCGCCCGCACGGGCACCCCTGGCGGTGGCGCCGGCCGTCGCCGGGTGAGCCGTCAGGTCTGCCCGGCCACGAGTTCCGCCGCGGCGGCGTCGAGTCGCCGCGCGTACCCGGGGCTGATGCTGCCCTCGCGGCGACGCTCGTCGATCTTGCCGCGGAGCCGGTCCACGGCGGCGGTCACCTCGCCCTCACCGCTCGCGGCGACCGCGTTGCGCAGCAGGTTGCGCAGGTCCACCCCGACGTCCTCGCGGATCTGGCCCTCCGTCAGCCCGTCCTCGATCAGCCCGTCCACCCGTTCGGCGGCGTCGGCCTGACCGGCGCCCGGCGGGCGGGCGCCGCCGGTCGGCGGCACCGACGTCGGCGCGGCCGGCGACGTGGTGGCCGGCGTCTCGGTCACCGGCGGCTCGGCGGGCGTCGGCTGCACCGGCCCGGCGGTCGGCAGCACCCGGGGGTCGGCGGGCCGGTCCGGCGTCAGCGCGGGCGCCAGCAGCGCCGCGGCGGCGACCACTGCCACACCGACGGCCGCCACCGTGAGGGTGCGGCGCCGGCCCGGCCCGGCTGCCGGAACCGGCTGCGCGGCGGGGGCGGGCTCCGGGGGCGGGACCGGCCCCGGCGGCGCGGCTGCGGCGGCCGGTTCCGGGCCGGCCGGCGGCGAGGTCAGAGCGGGCAGCGTCATGGTCGGCGCCAGCATGGTGGCGGCCTGTGGGTCCGCCGGCAGCATCTGGTCGCGCAGCACGGCGGCCACCCGGTGCGCGGTGGGCCGGCGACGCGGGTCGCGGGCCAGGCACCGCAGGCAGATCTCCGCGACCGTCCGGGGCAGCCCCGGTACGTCGTCCAGCGTGGGCTCCGGACTGTCCGCGAGCGCCGCGCTCAGTTGCTCCCAGGTCTCCGCCGGGTACGGCGGCTGCCCGGTCAGCGTCTCGAACAGCAGCACGCCGAGCGAGTACACGTCGGTGGCCGGCTGGGCGGGCGCCCCGTCGAGCCGTTCCGGGGCCACGTACGCCGGGGTGCCGAACGTGCCGCCGTCCTCGTCGTCGTCCGGCGTGCCGATCCGGGTGGCGATGCCGAAGTCGAGCACCTTCGCGCCGGTGCCGGTCATCATGACGTTCGCCGGTGTGACGTCGCGGTGCACGATGCCGAGCCGGTGTGCCGCGGCCAGCGCCTCGGCCACCTGCGCGCCCGTCTCCACCGCCACCGGCCAGGGCAGCGGCCCCTGGGTGAGCCGGTGCTCCAGCTCCTCGCCGCTGAGCAGTTCCATCACCACGAACGAGGTGATCGAGCCGTCCGGGGCCACCGTCTCGCCGTAGTCGTGCACGGCGGTGACATGCGGATGGTCGAGTTGGGCGGCCGAGCGGGCCTCCTCGCGAACCATGTCGCGGAACCGCGCGTCGGCGGCGAGCGAGGGGGCGAGCACCTTCACCGCCACCACCCGGTCGAGCACCTCGTCGCGGGCACGCCAGATCACCGACATGCCACCGGCACCGATCCGGTCGATGAGCCGGTACCGCCGGGCCAGCAGACGGCCGGCCTGGAGTGTCGCCATCAGCTCGCACCTGCCTGTGCTCGGGAGCGCTATCAGGTTCCGTGAATGTGTCTTACGTGTCAACAGTCCGCGCGGCGCCAATCGCGCGGCGCACATCCGCGATGGCTCCCCGTCACCGCCGGGAGCGGCGGGGACGTCCGCCCGGCCGGTTGTGCGCCGCGTGCCAGGATGAACGCATGGCAGCAGGTCCGGTGGCGTTCGTGCTCGGCGGCGGGGGAGTGCTCGGCGCGGTCGAGGTGGGCATGCTGCGTGCGCTGTTCCGCGCCCGGATCACACCCGATCTGGTGCTCGGTACGTCGATCGGCGCGGTCAACGGCGCCCTGGTCGCCGCCGACCCGACCGAGGCGGTCACCGACCGGCTGGTCCGGCTCTGGGCCTCGCCCGAGGCCAGCGAGGTGTACGGCGACTCGGTCGCCCGGCAGTTGCGCCGATTCGCCGCCCGCACCCACCTGCACTCGCCCCGCCCGCTGTACCGCCTGCTGGAGAGCACGCTGGGCGAGGAGACCACCTTCGCCGACCTGGCGGTGCCGTTCCGCTGCTGCGCCGCGAACATCGAGCGTGCCGCCGAGCACTGGTTCCACAGCGGACCACTGGTGCCGGCGGTGCTCGCCTCCGCCTCGGTACCCGGGCTGCTGCCCCCGACCCAGATCGACGGCCAGCACTACATCGACGGCGGGGTGGTCAACTCGATCCCGGTCGGCGAGGCGGTGGCGCTCGGCGCGAAGCAGATCTTCGTGCTCCAGGTGGGCCGGATAGAACGCGAGCTGAGCCCGCCGCGCCGCCCCTGGGAGATCGCCCAGGTGGCGTTCGAGATCGCCCGCCGGCACCGGTTCGCGCGGGAGATGGCGGCGCTGCCCGAGGACGTGGAGGTGCACGTGCTGCCCACCGGCGGGCTGGAGCCGCGCGACGACAGCCCGTGGGCGTACCGGGACACGGCGGCGGTGGGCCGGCGGATCAGTCGCGCGTACACTGCGTCGCGCCGATACCTGGACACCGCGCTGGAGCGCTGAATGCCGCTGCCACCCCGCTGGCTCCGCCGGCTGGTGCTCGCCCCTGGCGTGGTGCTGCTCGCCTTCTTCGTGGTGACCACGCTGCCGGCCTGGGCACTGCTGGCGCTCGCCGCGTCTCCGCTGGTGCCGGGGCGGCTGCGCCCGCTGCGACTGCTCTGGATCGGCACCGTCTACCTGGTCTGGGACGCCGCCGCGCTGCTCGCGCTGTTCCTGCTGTGGCTGGCCTCGGGCTTCGGCGCGTACAAGCGCGCGCCGGCGTTCCAGCGGGCCCACTACGTGCTGGCCGGCTGGTTCCTGCGGATCATGTTCTGGCAGGCCCGGTGGACGCTGCGGCTGAGCATCGACGTGGTCGGCGCCGACCCGGACACCGCCCTGCCGGGCCGCCCCGAGCTGGTGGTCTGCCGGCACGCCGGGCCCGGTGACTCGTTCATCCTGATCCACGCGCTGGTGAACTGGTTCAACCGGGAACCCCGGATCGTGCTCAAGGAGACCCTCCAGTGGGATCCGGCGATCGACGTGCTGCTCAACCGGCTGCCCAACCGGTTCATCGCGGCCGGGCCGGACGGGCGGGAGTCGGTGGTGCGGCAGATCGGCCACCTGGCCACCGGCCTGGACGACGACGACGCCTTCGTGATCTTCCCGGAGGGGGGAAACTTCACCCCGTCCCGGCGGCTGCGCGCGATCGACCGGCTCCGCGGGCTCGGGCTGGAGCGGATGGCGCGGCGGGCCGAGCGGATGCGGCACGTGCTCGCCCCGCAGCCCGGCGGGCTGCTCGCCGCGCTGGACGCCGCGCCGGACGCCGGAGTGATCTTCGTGGCGCACACCGGTCTGGACCAGATGCTCACCGTCGCCGACGTGTGGCGCGAACTGCCGATGGACAAGCGGATCGTGATGCGGTTCTGGTCGGTGCCGCCGGAGGAGATCCCGGCCGGCAAGCAGGAACGCGTCGACTGGCTGTTCGACTGGTGGGCCCGCATCGACACGTGGATCGCCGCCAACCGCAACGGCGCGGCCGACGACGCCTGAGCGGAATCGCCGCGCGTGTTCAGCGCGGTGCCAGGTCCGCCGCGTAGGGTGCGCTGGTGGAGCAGATCTGCGTGGTGACGACGGTGGTGGACGCCCGCGGGGTCGCGGACGTGCTGGCAGCCGCGGCAGTCGCCGGTCGGCTGGCGGCCTGCGCCCAGGTCGGCGGCCCGGTGGACAGCACCTACTGGTGGCAGTCGGCGATCCAGACCACCGTCGAGTGGCAGGTGCGGTTCAAGACCGCGCCGGACCGCGTGGACGCCCTGGTCGACCAGCTCCGGGCCAACCACCCGTACGAGGTGCCGGAGATCCTGGTCAGCCGGGAGGACAGCGGCAACCCCGGCTACACCGCCTGGGTACACGAGCAGACCCGGCCCTAGGTATTCCTACTCTGTCCGTCCGCTCCGTCGCTGACGAAGCTGGTCGGGTGGAGAACACCGGCTACCCCTGCCCCGGA from the Micromonospora sp. WMMA1947 genome contains:
- the cutA gene encoding divalent-cation tolerance protein CutA — its product is MEQICVVTTVVDARGVADVLAAAAVAGRLAACAQVGGPVDSTYWWQSAIQTTVEWQVRFKTAPDRVDALVDQLRANHPYEVPEILVSREDSGNPGYTAWVHEQTRP
- a CDS encoding serine/threonine-protein kinase, which encodes MATLQAGRLLARRYRLIDRIGAGGMSVIWRARDEVLDRVVAVKVLAPSLAADARFRDMVREEARSAAQLDHPHVTAVHDYGETVAPDGSITSFVVMELLSGEELEHRLTQGPLPWPVAVETGAQVAEALAAAHRLGIVHRDVTPANVMMTGTGAKVLDFGIATRIGTPDDDEDGGTFGTPAYVAPERLDGAPAQPATDVYSLGVLLFETLTGQPPYPAETWEQLSAALADSPEPTLDDVPGLPRTVAEICLRCLARDPRRRPTAHRVAAVLRDQMLPADPQAATMLAPTMTLPALTSPPAGPEPAAAAAPPGPVPPPEPAPAAQPVPAAGPGRRRTLTVAAVGVAVVAAAALLAPALTPDRPADPRVLPTAGPVQPTPAEPPVTETPATTSPAAPTSVPPTGGARPPGAGQADAAERVDGLIEDGLTEGQIREDVGVDLRNLLRNAVAASGEGEVTAAVDRLRGKIDERRREGSISPGYARRLDAAAAELVAGQT
- a CDS encoding 1-acyl-sn-glycerol-3-phosphate acyltransferase, translated to MPLPPRWLRRLVLAPGVVLLAFFVVTTLPAWALLALAASPLVPGRLRPLRLLWIGTVYLVWDAAALLALFLLWLASGFGAYKRAPAFQRAHYVLAGWFLRIMFWQARWTLRLSIDVVGADPDTALPGRPELVVCRHAGPGDSFILIHALVNWFNREPRIVLKETLQWDPAIDVLLNRLPNRFIAAGPDGRESVVRQIGHLATGLDDDDAFVIFPEGGNFTPSRRLRAIDRLRGLGLERMARRAERMRHVLAPQPGGLLAALDAAPDAGVIFVAHTGLDQMLTVADVWRELPMDKRIVMRFWSVPPEEIPAGKQERVDWLFDWWARIDTWIAANRNGAADDA
- a CDS encoding glycosyltransferase family 4 protein yields the protein MVVPPWLSVPPPGYGGLETVVAGLVDALVDRGHRVTLFGAGTEHGTAADFVSTCDDLQYERMGESLPELAHLAHVDRLVDPAAFDLIHDHTTIGPLVAGRRRVPTVATVHGNPVGEYGTVLGNTDRGVGLVAISHTQRRANPGLPWAGTVHNAMPLRDIPRKRSPGAGPVLWLARFSPDKGPDVAIAACRAAGLPLTLAGKSNEPAERRYLEQVVRPLLGDDVTLVVNADRATALRLLLDARCLIMPIQWAEPFGMVMVEAMATGTPVVALGRGAVPELVRDGVTGFVCEHPGELPAALRAAADLDPADCVAHVGENFSVERMAADYEAVYRGFLAARAPARAPLAVAPAVAG
- a CDS encoding patatin-like phospholipase family protein, coding for MAAGPVAFVLGGGGVLGAVEVGMLRALFRARITPDLVLGTSIGAVNGALVAADPTEAVTDRLVRLWASPEASEVYGDSVARQLRRFAARTHLHSPRPLYRLLESTLGEETTFADLAVPFRCCAANIERAAEHWFHSGPLVPAVLASASVPGLLPPTQIDGQHYIDGGVVNSIPVGEAVALGAKQIFVLQVGRIERELSPPRRPWEIAQVAFEIARRHRFAREMAALPEDVEVHVLPTGGLEPRDDSPWAYRDTAAVGRRISRAYTASRRYLDTALER